One genomic segment of Myxococcota bacterium includes these proteins:
- the tsf gene encoding translation elongation factor Ts: MRELREQTGAGMMDCKKALEEAHGDFERAVEILREKGVAKASKRVGRAGSEGRVIAAVSADGHTGALVELNCETDFVAKTDDFNHVGNELAKAAFTHKPRSVDELLDLSVNGQKLRDKVTGAVAKLGEDLAVRRVTRLEAPAQGFVTSYIHAGGKIGTLVAIESPTPAKPEVRALAHNVSMHVAATSPAGLSREDLPKAAVDAERRVLAAQAANEGKPPAIVEKMIEGRLTKFFKEVVLLEQGLVMDPDKTVGKAAQEAGAKVVGFRRFQLGEAAEE; encoded by the coding sequence GTGAGGGAGCTCCGCGAGCAGACCGGCGCGGGCATGATGGACTGCAAGAAGGCGCTCGAAGAGGCCCATGGCGACTTCGAGCGCGCGGTCGAGATCCTGCGCGAGAAGGGCGTCGCCAAGGCCTCCAAGCGCGTGGGGCGCGCAGGCTCCGAGGGCCGCGTGATCGCCGCGGTGTCGGCCGACGGTCACACCGGCGCCCTGGTCGAGCTCAACTGCGAGACCGACTTCGTCGCCAAGACCGACGACTTCAACCACGTGGGCAACGAGCTGGCCAAGGCCGCCTTCACGCACAAGCCGCGCAGCGTCGACGAGCTGCTCGACCTGTCGGTGAACGGCCAGAAGCTGCGCGACAAGGTCACCGGCGCGGTCGCGAAGCTCGGCGAGGACCTGGCCGTGCGGCGGGTGACTCGGCTCGAGGCGCCCGCCCAGGGCTTCGTGACGAGCTACATTCACGCCGGCGGCAAGATCGGCACGCTGGTGGCGATCGAGAGCCCGACCCCGGCCAAGCCCGAGGTGCGCGCGCTGGCCCACAACGTGAGCATGCACGTCGCGGCCACCAGCCCGGCGGGCCTGTCGCGCGAGGATCTGCCCAAGGCCGCCGTGGACGCGGAGCGGCGGGTGCTCGCGGCGCAGGCGGCGAACGAGGGCAAGCCGCCGGCGATCGTGGAGAAGATGATCGAGGGGCGCCTCACGAAGTTCTTCAAGGAGGTCGTCCTCCTCGAACAGGGCCTCGTGATGGATCCCGACAAGACCGTGGGCAAAGCGGCGCAAGAAGCCGGTGCAAAGGTCGTCGGCTTCCGCCGCTTCCAGCTCGGAGAAGCCGCGGAGGAATGA
- the uppS gene encoding polyprenyl diphosphate synthase: MTKLDPRKIPRHVAVIPDGNGRWAEARGLPRVAGYRNGAEIVREVVRGAHELGIQWLTFYAFSTENWKRPTEEVDAIMAYLEEFIVRDADELVRNGIRVDAIGRLSTLSPSIQSLLRDLMARTESNDEMRLTFALSYGGRAEIVDAVRSIARAVEAGVLEPEAVDEKCVEANLYCKDMPDPDLLIRTGGEHRISNFLLWKLAYTELFTSDVLWPDFNKSKLVDALCAFQQRERRFGRTKAQKPDAES; the protein is encoded by the coding sequence GTGACCAAGCTCGACCCGCGCAAGATCCCGCGCCACGTGGCGGTCATCCCCGACGGCAACGGCCGCTGGGCCGAGGCGCGCGGGCTGCCGCGCGTGGCGGGCTACCGCAACGGCGCGGAGATCGTGCGCGAGGTGGTGCGCGGCGCGCACGAGCTCGGCATCCAGTGGCTGACCTTCTACGCGTTCTCGACCGAGAACTGGAAGCGGCCGACCGAAGAGGTCGACGCGATCATGGCGTATCTCGAGGAGTTCATCGTGCGCGACGCCGACGAGCTCGTGCGCAACGGGATCCGCGTGGACGCGATCGGCCGGCTGTCGACGCTCTCGCCCAGCATCCAGTCACTCCTGCGCGACCTGATGGCGCGCACCGAGTCGAACGACGAGATGCGGCTCACCTTCGCGCTCTCCTACGGCGGGCGCGCCGAGATCGTCGACGCCGTGCGCTCGATCGCGCGCGCGGTCGAGGCCGGCGTGCTCGAGCCCGAGGCGGTCGACGAGAAGTGCGTCGAGGCCAACCTGTACTGCAAGGACATGCCGGACCCGGACCTCTTGATCCGCACCGGCGGCGAGCACCGGATCTCGAACTTCCTTTTGTGGAAGCTCGCCTACACGGAGCTCTTCACCAGCGACGTGCTCTGGCCCGACTTCAACAAGTCGAAGCTGGTCGACGCGCTGTGTGCGTTCCAGCAGCGCGAGCGCCGCTTCGGCCGGACGAAGGCGCAGAAGCCGGACGCGGAGTCGTGA
- a CDS encoding 1-deoxy-D-xylulose-5-phosphate reductoisomerase (catalyzes the NADP-dependent rearrangement and reduction of 1-deoxy-D-xylulose-5-phosphate (DXP) to 2-C-methyl-D-erythritol 4-phosphate), protein MKRLAVLGSTGSIGTQTLDVVARFPEQLRVTALSAGRSIDLLVTQCKQFHPQLVSVARAEDVPRVREAVGDPKLRIVSGNAGLIEVATHDAD, encoded by the coding sequence GTGAAGCGGCTCGCGGTCCTGGGCTCGACCGGATCGATCGGCACCCAGACACTCGACGTCGTGGCCCGCTTCCCCGAGCAGCTGCGAGTCACTGCGCTCTCGGCCGGGCGCTCGATCGACCTCCTGGTCACGCAGTGCAAGCAGTTCCACCCGCAGCTCGTGTCGGTGGCGCGCGCCGAGGACGTGCCGCGCGTGCGCGAGGCGGTGGGTGACCCGAAGCTGCGCATCGTGTCCGGCAACGCCGGCCTGATCGAGGTCGCCACGCACGACGCCGAT
- a CDS encoding Dabb family protein codes for MSAGFRHVVLFRWKPGTSDSQLAALEQGLRALPAAVPEIRAYRFGRDERLVAGNWDFAIVADFADREAWRRYAEHPAHLALIAERVRPISAERAALQLRVELD; via the coding sequence GTGTCGGCCGGATTCCGCCACGTGGTCCTGTTCCGCTGGAAGCCCGGCACGAGTGACTCGCAGCTCGCCGCGCTCGAGCAGGGCCTGCGCGCGCTGCCCGCGGCCGTACCCGAGATTCGCGCCTACCGCTTCGGGCGCGACGAGCGCCTGGTCGCGGGCAACTGGGACTTCGCGATCGTCGCCGACTTCGCCGACCGCGAGGCCTGGCGCCGCTACGCCGAGCACCCCGCGCACCTGGCGCTGATCGCCGAGCGGGTCCGGCCGATCAGCGCCGAACGCGCCGCGCTGCAGCTGCGCGTGGAGCTCGACTGA
- the frr gene encoding ribosome recycling factor, producing MPDDNSEMILGEAKDGMQKSLAGFQHDLAKVRTGRANPALLEGLQVDYYGTPTPIKKLAQLNAPEARLITIQPFDRSAISEIEKAIHKANLGFSPVSDGKIVRVPIPELTEERRKDLVKQVKKLGEDHKVGVRNARRDAIAMVKEFQKDGDLAEDDAHHLTDKVQKLTDDYIAQIDKAVEAKEAELLKV from the coding sequence ATGCCCGATGACAACAGCGAGATGATCCTCGGCGAGGCCAAGGACGGCATGCAGAAGAGCCTGGCCGGCTTCCAGCACGACCTGGCCAAGGTGCGCACGGGGCGCGCCAATCCCGCGCTGCTCGAAGGTCTCCAGGTCGACTACTACGGCACGCCCACGCCGATCAAGAAGCTCGCCCAGCTCAACGCCCCCGAGGCGCGCCTGATCACGATCCAGCCCTTCGACCGCAGCGCGATCTCCGAGATCGAGAAGGCCATCCACAAGGCCAACCTCGGCTTCTCGCCCGTGAGTGACGGCAAGATCGTGCGCGTGCCGATCCCGGAGCTCACCGAGGAGCGGCGCAAAGACCTGGTGAAGCAGGTCAAGAAGCTGGGCGAAGACCACAAGGTCGGCGTGCGCAACGCGCGCCGCGACGCGATCGCCATGGTGAAGGAGTTCCAGAAGGACGGCGACCTGGCCGAGGACGACGCGCACCATCTCACCGACAAGGTCCAGAAGCTGACCGACGACTACATCGCGCAGATCGACAAGGCGGTGGAGGCGAAGGAAGCCGAGCTGTTGAAGGTCTAG
- a CDS encoding FHA domain-containing protein has protein sequence MAADSRGSIESTVPPAAQRAAVRIESGFYEGLEWELDRPSTVIGRGRNADLVLNEATISRAHALFGYEGLRAFVQDLGSTNGTLVNGVREHRKVLNPGDELRMGKLQLRIRTDGASAKGGAARG, from the coding sequence ATGGCAGCGGATTCACGCGGTTCGATCGAGTCCACGGTGCCCCCCGCGGCGCAGCGCGCGGCGGTCCGCATCGAGAGCGGCTTCTACGAAGGGCTCGAGTGGGAGCTCGACCGGCCCAGCACGGTGATCGGCCGGGGCCGCAACGCGGACCTGGTGCTGAACGAGGCCACGATTTCGCGCGCGCACGCGCTGTTCGGCTACGAGGGCCTGCGCGCGTTCGTGCAGGACCTGGGCAGCACGAACGGCACGCTGGTCAACGGCGTGCGCGAGCACCGCAAGGTGCTCAACCCGGGAGACGAGCTCCGGATGGGGAAGCTCCAGCTGCGGATCCGCACCGATGGTGCGTCCGCCAAGGGAGGCGCCGCGCGTGGCTAA
- the argJ gene encoding bifunctional glutamate N-acetyltransferase/amino-acid acetyltransferase ArgJ produces MAVEVRGFRAAGIACGIKPSGKPDLALVVSDRPAAAAAVFTTSRFPGAPVVVSRAHLRGGRARGVVVNSGISNVANGARGLRDAREMCALLAGAIGARAREIQVASTGVIGRPLPMERLRAGIPRAVESLSARGFERAAEAVLTTDTHAKLVHRRGRGFALAGFAKGAGMIMPRMATMLAYLVTDLAIEPALLRRALRAAADASFNSLTIDGETSTSDTVLVLANGAAGNTPIGVGSARAREVERLLLDASAELCEKLARDGEGVTKLATVAVAGARNDRDADRVARSVANSALVKTALFGGDPNWGRVVQAVGAAGVSLAPGRVSVRIGGAELLRGGEPAGGKAALRRAERAMKQKQVAIEISLGKGRGRARILTTDLSYEYVRVNAEYTT; encoded by the coding sequence GTGGCGGTCGAAGTTCGCGGATTTCGCGCCGCCGGCATCGCCTGCGGCATCAAGCCGAGCGGCAAGCCCGATCTCGCGCTCGTAGTCTCGGACCGGCCTGCGGCCGCTGCGGCGGTGTTCACCACCAGCCGCTTTCCCGGCGCGCCGGTGGTCGTCTCGCGCGCGCACCTGCGCGGCGGGCGCGCGCGCGGCGTGGTGGTGAACAGCGGCATCTCGAACGTGGCCAACGGCGCGCGCGGGCTGCGCGACGCGCGCGAGATGTGTGCGCTGCTCGCCGGCGCGATCGGCGCGCGCGCGAGAGAGATCCAGGTCGCGTCGACCGGCGTGATCGGCCGGCCCTTGCCCATGGAGCGCTTGCGCGCGGGCATCCCGCGCGCGGTCGAGTCACTCTCGGCGCGCGGCTTCGAGCGCGCCGCCGAGGCCGTGCTCACCACCGACACCCACGCCAAGCTCGTGCACCGGCGCGGCCGCGGCTTCGCGCTGGCCGGCTTCGCCAAGGGCGCGGGCATGATCATGCCGCGCATGGCCACCATGCTCGCCTATCTCGTGACCGACCTGGCGATCGAGCCGGCGCTGCTGCGCCGCGCCCTGCGCGCCGCCGCGGACGCGAGCTTCAACTCGCTCACGATCGACGGCGAGACCAGCACCAGCGACACCGTGCTGGTGCTGGCGAACGGCGCCGCGGGCAATACACCGATCGGTGTCGGGTCGGCGCGCGCGCGCGAGGTCGAACGGCTGCTGCTCGACGCCAGCGCCGAGCTGTGCGAGAAGCTGGCGCGCGACGGCGAGGGAGTCACCAAGCTCGCCACCGTGGCCGTGGCCGGGGCGCGCAACGACCGCGACGCCGACCGCGTGGCGCGCTCGGTCGCGAACTCGGCCTTGGTGAAGACGGCGCTGTTCGGCGGCGACCCCAACTGGGGCCGCGTGGTGCAGGCCGTGGGCGCGGCCGGCGTGTCGCTCGCGCCCGGCCGGGTGAGCGTGCGCATCGGCGGCGCGGAGCTCTTGCGCGGCGGCGAGCCGGCGGGCGGCAAGGCTGCGCTGCGCCGCGCCGAGCGCGCGATGAAGCAGAAGCAGGTCGCGATCGAGATCTCGCTCGGCAAGGGCCGCGGGCGCGCGCGCATCCTCACGACGGACCTCTCCTACGAGTACGTGCGCGTCAACGCCGAGTACACCACGTAG
- a CDS encoding M23 family metallopeptidase — protein sequence MANAPERGPEDTLTLMIVPGQSGSIRRFHVPKLWLRRATLGGVAFAVALLALSIDYIRVRSNLYELDRLRTETAEQREQIQGYAQKMEALSAKLTRIDGFERKLRIITNLDPADPLPLPGIGGTDGEMLSADDVSWMTRQKRHEVMKEGLETLGGAMDAQDTSLQGLIHHLEDQSARLVHTPSITPTHGWITSTFGYRMSPYTGEREFHKGLDIAGRMGTPIFAAADGEVEYATQKKSLGYGVKIRHGYGIETVYGHMQQILVKAGETVKRGQEIGLMGSTGRSTGPHCHYAVVVNGKAVDPRNYILD from the coding sequence GTGGCTAACGCACCCGAGCGCGGACCCGAAGACACGCTCACGCTGATGATCGTGCCCGGCCAATCGGGCTCGATCCGCCGCTTCCACGTGCCCAAGCTGTGGCTGCGCCGCGCGACACTCGGTGGTGTCGCCTTCGCCGTCGCGCTGCTGGCGCTGTCGATCGACTACATCCGCGTGCGCTCCAATCTCTATGAGCTCGACCGGCTGCGCACCGAGACGGCCGAGCAGCGCGAGCAGATCCAGGGCTACGCGCAGAAGATGGAAGCGCTGTCGGCGAAGCTCACGCGCATCGACGGCTTCGAGCGCAAGCTCCGCATCATCACCAACCTCGACCCGGCGGACCCGCTGCCGCTGCCCGGCATCGGCGGCACCGACGGCGAGATGCTCTCGGCCGACGACGTGTCGTGGATGACCCGGCAGAAGCGCCACGAGGTCATGAAGGAAGGCCTCGAGACACTCGGCGGCGCGATGGACGCACAAGACACGAGCCTGCAGGGCCTGATCCACCACCTGGAGGACCAGAGCGCGCGCCTGGTGCACACGCCGTCGATCACGCCGACTCACGGCTGGATCACGTCGACCTTCGGCTACCGCATGTCGCCCTACACCGGCGAGCGCGAGTTCCACAAGGGCCTCGACATCGCCGGCCGCATGGGCACCCCGATCTTCGCGGCCGCGGACGGCGAGGTCGAGTACGCGACGCAGAAGAAGTCGCTCGGCTATGGAGTGAAGATCCGCCACGGCTACGGCATCGAGACCGTCTACGGCCACATGCAGCAGATCCTGGTCAAGGCGGGCGAGACCGTGAAGCGCGGCCAGGAGATCGGCCTGATGGGCTCCACCGGCCGCAGCACCGGCCCGCACTGCCACTACGCCGTGGTGGTCAACGGCAAGGCCGTCGACCCCAGAAACTATATTCTGGACTGA
- the pyrH gene encoding UMP kinase, which yields MKPAYKRILLKISGQSLAGERGFGIDSKTIQATAREIVELANHGVELGVVCGGGNIIRGITASAEGINRTAADYMGMLGGVINALALQDALEKCGAETRLLSAIEIKQVAEPHIRRRAVRHLEKGRLVIFAAGTGNPFFTTDTGAALRAMEIGAEILLKGTRVDGVYDSDPEKFPEAHLFDRVTYREFLHQNLGVMDATAISLCQDNKLPIVVFNMSVPGNMLKVACGEAIGTLVSA from the coding sequence ATGAAACCCGCCTACAAGCGCATCCTGCTCAAGATCTCGGGGCAGAGCCTCGCGGGCGAGCGCGGCTTCGGGATCGACTCCAAGACCATCCAGGCGACCGCGCGCGAGATCGTGGAGCTCGCGAACCACGGGGTCGAGCTGGGCGTGGTGTGCGGTGGCGGCAACATCATCCGCGGCATCACCGCGTCGGCCGAGGGCATCAACCGCACCGCCGCCGACTACATGGGCATGCTGGGCGGCGTGATCAACGCGCTCGCGCTCCAGGACGCGCTCGAGAAGTGCGGGGCCGAGACGCGGCTGTTGTCGGCGATCGAGATCAAGCAGGTCGCCGAGCCGCACATCCGGCGCCGCGCCGTGAGACACCTCGAGAAGGGGCGGCTCGTGATCTTCGCGGCCGGCACCGGAAACCCCTTCTTCACCACGGACACCGGCGCGGCGTTGCGCGCCATGGAGATCGGCGCCGAGATACTCCTGAAGGGCACCCGGGTCGATGGCGTCTACGACTCCGATCCCGAGAAGTTCCCGGAGGCCCATCTCTTCGACCGAGTCACCTACCGCGAGTTTCTGCACCAGAACCTCGGCGTGATGGATGCGACCGCGATCTCGTTGTGTCAGGACAACAAGCTGCCGATCGTGGTCTTCAACATGAGCGTGCCCGGCAACATGCTGAAGGTGGCCTGTGGGGAGGCGATCGGCACGCTCGTGAGTGCGTAG
- the rpsB gene encoding 30S ribosomal protein S2, with product MTTPAVSMRDLLEAGVHFGHQTRRWHPSMKPFIYGERNGVHIINLQLTLPRFREALDFIRETTAEGGSVLFVATKRQAQDIIAEQARACGQPFVHRRWLGGMLTNFRTIRRGIERYKELNELLGSEESSSQLSKKERSRLVREQLKLHKAFEGLIDMERPPDALFVIDVRREEIAIDEAHRLGIPVIAVVDSNCDPQGIELSIPGNDDALRAIRLYCEKVAEACREGKELFNSRIVDAGQAEAGDGEEAAPKHGKRVVEITQPARRPARMERMAEERRREELEEAADFALGLTDSPVVKDAEAETPAAETPAPEAPAAEAPAK from the coding sequence ATGACCACGCCCGCAGTCTCGATGAGAGACCTGCTCGAGGCCGGAGTTCACTTCGGCCATCAGACCCGCCGCTGGCACCCGTCGATGAAGCCCTTCATCTACGGCGAGCGCAACGGCGTCCACATCATCAACCTGCAGCTCACGCTGCCGCGCTTCCGCGAAGCGCTCGACTTCATCCGCGAGACCACCGCCGAAGGCGGCTCGGTCCTGTTCGTCGCCACCAAGCGGCAGGCGCAGGACATCATCGCGGAGCAAGCGCGGGCCTGCGGCCAGCCCTTCGTCCACCGGCGCTGGCTGGGCGGCATGCTCACGAACTTCCGCACGATCCGGCGCGGCATCGAGCGCTACAAGGAGCTGAACGAGCTGCTCGGCAGCGAGGAGAGCTCCTCGCAGCTCTCGAAGAAGGAGCGCTCGCGCCTGGTGCGCGAGCAGCTGAAGCTGCACAAGGCCTTCGAGGGCTTGATCGACATGGAGCGCCCGCCCGACGCGCTGTTCGTGATCGACGTGCGCCGTGAAGAGATCGCGATCGACGAGGCGCACCGGCTCGGCATTCCAGTGATCGCGGTCGTCGACTCGAACTGTGACCCGCAGGGGATCGAGCTGTCGATCCCGGGCAACGACGACGCGCTGCGCGCGATCCGCCTCTACTGCGAGAAGGTCGCCGAGGCCTGCCGCGAGGGGAAGGAGCTGTTCAACTCGCGCATCGTGGATGCCGGTCAGGCCGAGGCGGGCGACGGCGAGGAGGCCGCGCCCAAGCACGGCAAGCGCGTGGTCGAGATCACGCAGCCGGCGCGGCGGCCGGCGCGCATGGAGCGCATGGCCGAGGAGCGGCGCCGCGAGGAGCTCGAGGAGGCCGCCGACTTCGCGCTCGGTCTCACCGACTCACCGGTGGTGAAGGACGCGGAGGCGGAGACGCCGGCCGCCGAGACGCCGGCGCCGGAGGCGCCGGCTGCCGAAGCGCCGGCCAAGTAA
- a CDS encoding histidine phosphatase family protein has product MIEVVLVRHAQPDWEPGGRAVDHPELSAHGRLQAEALAEALAGEHFDHAYTSTLERAIETAEFVTRRTGLRFEQCSWLDELRLPTLEGQTAQQVERFFADARARDLEKWWDGMAGGESFRHLYERVVTGIESLLEGTHGMRTHDNSGYRLWRPPEAQKRILIVAHEGSNAVILSRLLDVEPVPWAFVRFSSYWAAISRLTTVPVADAWAFVLRGFNLHEHLLPLGLPPGGRRG; this is encoded by the coding sequence GTGATCGAGGTCGTGCTGGTGCGCCACGCGCAGCCCGACTGGGAGCCCGGCGGCCGCGCCGTCGACCACCCCGAGCTCTCCGCCCACGGCCGGCTGCAGGCCGAGGCGCTGGCCGAGGCGCTGGCCGGCGAGCACTTCGACCATGCCTATACCAGCACGCTCGAGCGCGCGATCGAGACCGCCGAGTTCGTGACTCGCCGCACCGGCCTGCGCTTCGAGCAGTGCAGCTGGCTCGACGAGCTGCGCCTGCCCACGCTCGAAGGTCAGACCGCCCAGCAGGTCGAGCGCTTCTTCGCCGACGCACGCGCGCGCGACCTCGAGAAGTGGTGGGACGGCATGGCCGGCGGCGAGTCGTTCCGGCACCTGTACGAACGCGTGGTCACGGGCATCGAATCACTGCTCGAGGGCACGCATGGCATGCGCACGCACGACAACTCTGGCTACCGGCTGTGGCGACCGCCCGAAGCCCAGAAGCGCATCCTGATCGTGGCGCATGAGGGCTCCAACGCCGTGATCCTGTCGCGCCTGCTCGACGTCGAGCCCGTGCCCTGGGCGTTCGTGCGCTTCTCGAGCTACTGGGCGGCGATCTCGCGCCTGACGACCGTGCCCGTGGCCGACGCCTGGGCGTTCGTCCTGCGCGGCTTCAACCTGCACGAGCACCTGCTGCCGCTGGGCCTGCCGCCAGGCGGGCGAAGAGGCTGA
- the secA gene encoding preprotein translocase subunit SecA, producing the protein MRAFATRIFGSANERLLRSLRPAVARINELEATYAPLSADELRSRVAGLRERVDKGETLDAVLPEAFALVREGAKRTLGQRHYDVQLLGGMVLHQGKIAEMKTGEGKTLVATLPSFLNALSGKGVHVVTVNDYLARRDSEWMGAVHRSLGLSIGCIVHGLSDTERRSAYAADITYGQNNEFGFDYLRDNMKPAIEMFTQRGHNYAIVDEVDSILIDEARTPLIISGPVDDDPEKFRRVDRIIPRLIQDPGNYTLDEKAKSIQLTEEGIVAAEKLLGVDNLYAPNHMETLHVVQNALRAHVIYKLDVDYVVKDGQIVIVDEFTGRLMEGRRWSDGLHQSVEAKEHVQVQNESQTYATITFQNYFRMYSKLAGMTGTADTEAQEFASIYKLDVVVVPTHRPMVRKDHEDVVYRTKGEKWKAVVDEIEDCHKRGQPVLVGTIAIETSEMLSARLKNRGVRHNVLNAKQHQREAEIVAQAGRLGAVTISTNMAGRGTDIVLGGNPGMTLKSRGLDPEAPENKEELEKLTANCAEERERVVAAGGLHVLGTERHESRRIDNQLRGRSGRQGDPGSSRFYLSLEDDLLRIFGSDRISGLMKRLGMQEGEAIEARMLSGAIERAQRKVEVRNFDIRKHLLEYDDVMNKQRTSIYAWRTNVLASDDMRAEYEGLAHELAGEIVAVTFPAKAEPDVESYVREVQAQFGIAIDPESPEIQGHDPDREAILEALLDRVDAKLEEKLEMFADIGRKYADFNPPSFQGIARGILLQTLDQLWKDHLLTMDHLKEGVGLQGYAGKDPKRVYQTEGFELFREMFGRIRSRAVEQLFRVMIELPSPERVAELRAAEEARRTAQQQRRLQEQHGGSPADAPVTPQTVVREGPKVGRNDPCPCGSGKKYKKCHGAGA; encoded by the coding sequence ATTCGCGCGTTCGCCACGAGAATCTTCGGCTCGGCCAATGAGCGACTCCTGCGCTCGCTGCGGCCCGCCGTCGCCAGGATCAACGAGCTCGAGGCGACTTACGCGCCGCTCTCGGCCGACGAGCTGCGCTCGCGCGTGGCGGGGCTGCGCGAGCGCGTGGACAAGGGCGAAACGCTCGACGCCGTGCTGCCCGAGGCCTTCGCCCTGGTGCGCGAGGGCGCGAAGCGCACGCTCGGCCAGCGCCATTACGACGTGCAGCTGCTCGGCGGCATGGTGCTGCACCAGGGCAAGATCGCGGAGATGAAGACCGGCGAGGGCAAGACGCTGGTCGCCACGCTGCCCTCGTTCCTGAACGCGCTCTCGGGCAAGGGCGTGCACGTGGTCACCGTGAACGACTATCTCGCGCGCCGTGACTCCGAGTGGATGGGCGCGGTGCACCGCTCGCTCGGTCTGTCGATCGGCTGCATCGTGCACGGCTTGTCGGACACCGAGCGCCGCAGCGCCTACGCGGCCGACATCACCTACGGCCAGAACAACGAGTTCGGCTTCGACTACCTGCGCGACAACATGAAGCCGGCGATCGAGATGTTCACGCAGCGCGGTCACAACTACGCCATCGTGGACGAAGTCGACTCGATCCTGATCGACGAGGCGCGCACACCGCTCATCATCTCGGGTCCGGTCGACGACGATCCCGAGAAGTTCCGGCGCGTGGACCGGATCATCCCGCGCCTGATCCAGGACCCGGGCAACTACACGCTCGACGAGAAGGCCAAGTCGATCCAGCTCACGGAGGAGGGCATCGTCGCGGCCGAGAAGCTGCTCGGCGTCGACAACCTCTACGCGCCGAACCACATGGAGACGCTCCACGTGGTGCAGAACGCGCTGCGCGCGCACGTGATCTACAAGCTCGACGTCGACTACGTGGTGAAGGACGGCCAGATCGTCATCGTCGACGAGTTCACCGGCCGGCTCATGGAAGGGCGCCGCTGGAGCGACGGGCTGCACCAGTCGGTCGAGGCCAAGGAGCACGTCCAGGTCCAGAACGAGTCACAGACCTACGCCACGATCACCTTCCAGAACTACTTCCGCATGTACTCCAAGCTCGCCGGCATGACGGGCACGGCGGACACGGAAGCCCAGGAGTTCGCGTCGATCTACAAGCTCGACGTGGTGGTCGTGCCGACTCACCGGCCCATGGTGCGCAAGGACCACGAAGACGTGGTCTATCGCACCAAGGGCGAGAAGTGGAAGGCGGTCGTCGACGAGATCGAGGACTGTCACAAGCGCGGCCAGCCGGTGCTGGTGGGCACGATCGCGATCGAGACCAGCGAGATGCTCTCGGCGCGGCTCAAGAACCGCGGCGTGCGCCACAACGTGCTGAACGCCAAGCAGCACCAGCGCGAGGCCGAGATCGTGGCGCAGGCCGGCCGGCTGGGCGCGGTCACGATCTCCACCAACATGGCGGGCCGCGGCACCGACATCGTGCTGGGCGGCAACCCCGGCATGACCTTGAAGTCGCGCGGGCTCGACCCGGAAGCCCCCGAGAACAAGGAAGAGCTCGAGAAGCTCACGGCGAACTGCGCCGAGGAGCGCGAGCGCGTCGTGGCGGCGGGCGGGCTGCACGTGCTCGGCACCGAGAGACACGAGTCACGTCGCATCGACAACCAGCTGCGCGGCCGCTCGGGCCGGCAGGGCGACCCGGGATCGTCGCGCTTCTACCTGTCGCTCGAAGACGACCTGCTGCGCATCTTCGGCTCCGACCGCATCTCGGGTCTGATGAAGCGCCTGGGCATGCAGGAGGGCGAGGCGATCGAGGCGCGCATGCTGTCGGGCGCGATCGAGCGGGCGCAGCGGAAGGTCGAGGTGCGCAACTTCGACATCCGCAAGCACCTGCTCGAGTACGACGACGTGATGAACAAGCAGCGCACCAGCATCTACGCCTGGCGCACCAACGTGCTCGCGAGCGACGACATGCGCGCGGAGTACGAGGGCCTGGCGCACGAGCTCGCGGGCGAGATCGTCGCGGTCACCTTCCCCGCCAAGGCCGAGCCCGACGTCGAGAGCTACGTGCGCGAGGTGCAGGCGCAGTTCGGGATCGCGATCGATCCCGAGTCACCCGAGATCCAGGGCCACGATCCGGATCGCGAAGCCATCCTCGAGGCGCTGCTCGACCGGGTCGACGCGAAGCTCGAGGAGAAGCTCGAGATGTTCGCCGACATCGGGCGCAAGTACGCCGACTTCAATCCGCCCAGCTTCCAGGGCATCGCGCGCGGCATCCTGCTCCAGACACTCGACCAGCTCTGGAAGGACCACCTGCTCACGATGGACCACCTGAAGGAGGGCGTCGGGCTGCAGGGCTACGCGGGCAAGGACCCCAAGCGCGTGTACCAGACCGAGGGCTTCGAGCTGTTCCGCGAGATGTTCGGGCGCATCCGCTCGCGCGCGGTCGAGCAGCTGTTCCGCGTGATGATCGAGCTGCCTTCGCCGGAACGCGTGGCCGAGCTGCGCGCGGCCGAGGAAGCGCGGCGCACCGCGCAGCAGCAGCGCCGGCTGCAGGAGCAGCACGGCGGCTCGCCGGCCGACGCGCCGGTGACTCCGCAGACGGTCGTGCGCGAAGGGCCGAAGGTCGGGCGCAACGATCCCTGCCCGTGCGGCTCGGGCAAGAAATACAAGAAGTGTCACGGCGCCGGGGCGTAG